A window from Caldisericum sp. encodes these proteins:
- a CDS encoding prepilin-type N-terminal cleavage/methylation domain-containing protein produces MKKKKGFTLIEVIVAITVLLIIVVSVLMLAVAAGASLKNSEQLDMAKNIATYTIEYIRSRNVTGDNNFIGTTQWYPATNSYPGIIDLKGDSLQINANPALPNQAFNVASTAFYSSLQGFVSLKDDPGNDYKDPTQEDINLRSTGGKYYDRTKGDPIVVRYPFTPDSPNAIKNFDAESNYIPRIYTTDSKKLDPSSIEYDQHYTNQDKDKCTAYRGFRVLTQIVARTKDPNYKHVQYYDVKVTVFWMAGNKEHSYSISTQIAAYGG; encoded by the coding sequence ATGAAAAAGAAGAAAGGGTTTACACTAATTGAAGTAATTGTAGCAATAACGGTACTACTAATAATCGTTGTAAGTGTTCTTATGCTTGCAGTTGCTGCAGGAGCAAGCCTGAAAAACTCTGAGCAACTTGATATGGCAAAAAATATTGCAACATACACAATCGAATATATAAGGTCAAGGAATGTAACAGGAGATAATAACTTTATTGGAACAACCCAATGGTATCCAGCAACTAACTCCTATCCAGGTATTATCGATCTTAAAGGAGATTCTCTTCAAATTAACGCAAACCCAGCATTACCCAATCAAGCATTTAATGTTGCCTCCACCGCCTTTTACTCTTCTTTGCAGGGATTTGTTTCCTTGAAAGATGATCCTGGAAACGATTATAAGGATCCCACACAAGAAGATATAAATCTGAGATCTACGGGCGGAAAGTATTATGATAGAACTAAAGGTGACCCAATTGTTGTAAGATACCCATTTACCCCAGATTCTCCAAATGCAATTAAAAATTTCGACGCAGAGTCAAATTACATCCCAAGAATTTATACAACTGATAGCAAAAAACTTGACCCATCTTCAATTGAATATGACCAGCATTACACGAATCAAGATAAAGATAAATGCACTGCCTACAGAGGATTTAGAGTTCTTACACAAATCGTTGCAAGAACAAAAGACCCTAATTACAAACATGTCCAGTACTACGATGTAAAAGTAACTGTTTTTTGGATGGCGGGAAACAAGGAACATTCATATAGCATTTCAACACAGATTGCAGCGTACGGAGGGTGA
- a CDS encoding prepilin-type N-terminal cleavage/methylation domain-containing protein, protein MKRKGFTLIELVVSMALLFIFIYMGFSAFSFVNNISKANQNREAVIENVTTVLDQLTKELRQTLTSNDGSGQFGVSIPAYSSSSSTVRDITNIVDPDPPLSSNQYYTFSNTPILRFYTLDDLGVKHRISYTLGVPTDGLGYIPPHYKGIPRQYWPDSRYEPCEILYSNETSSDNGTTWNGIQNQPITDQVITNFTIIRPSWSSHVIQIVIEAMVKDTSGRATKIIRVAQVTLRQ, encoded by the coding sequence TTGAAAAGAAAAGGTTTTACTCTAATTGAACTTGTCGTTTCTATGGCTTTACTATTTATTTTCATTTATATGGGATTTAGTGCATTTTCCTTCGTAAATAATATTTCGAAAGCAAACCAAAACAGAGAAGCAGTTATTGAAAATGTCACAACAGTACTTGATCAACTTACCAAGGAATTAAGGCAAACATTAACTTCAAACGACGGAAGTGGTCAATTCGGAGTTTCAATTCCAGCGTACTCGTCTTCTTCAAGCACCGTAAGAGATATAACTAACATTGTAGATCCAGATCCACCACTTTCTTCAAACCAGTATTATACTTTTAGCAACACACCGATTCTTAGATTTTACACTTTAGATGATTTAGGTGTAAAACATAGAATTTCTTACACACTTGGTGTTCCAACCGACGGGTTGGGCTATATACCGCCTCATTATAAAGGAATACCAAGACAATACTGGCCTGATAGTAGGTATGAACCTTGTGAAATCCTTTACAGCAATGAAACTTCAAGTGATAATGGTACTACATGGAACGGCATCCAAAACCAGCCTATAACAGATCAGGTAATAACGAACTTTACAATAATAAGACCTTCCTGGTCAAGCCATGTTATCCAAATCGTAATTGAAGCAATGGTAAAAGACACATCAGGACGAGCAACAAAGATTATTAGAGTTGCCCAGGTAACTTTGAGGCAGTAA